From Euwallacea similis isolate ESF13 chromosome 14, ESF131.1, whole genome shotgun sequence, one genomic window encodes:
- the und gene encoding methionine aminopeptidase 2, whose amino-acid sequence MAALKTEIVNDEHKAENGVEIDVDDVGNTTETTKKNKKKKKKNKPGQGERVPDPDLPPPEHNGASEPAGEENIEGEKKKKKRNRKKGGKSTQTDPPSVAIFDLFPDGNFPIGEIQEYPLVNDNRTAKDRFGSEEKKALDRMHNDIYNEVRLAAEAHRQTRKHIQKWIKPGMTMIEICEELEKTARKLIAEDGLKAGLAFPTGCSRNHCAAHYTPNAGDKTVLEYDDVVKIDFGTHINGRIIDCAFTHTFNPKYDKLVEAVRDATNTGIKAAGIDVQLCDVGAQIQEVMESYEIDLDGKTYQIKSIRNLNGHSISPYRIHAGKTVPIVKGGEATVMEENEFYAIETFGSTGKGVVHDDMDCSHYMKNFDVPYVPLRLQSSKALLNVINKNFGTLAFCKRWLDRAGATKYQMALKDLCDKGIVDDYPPLCDIKGCYTAQFEHTLVLRPTCKEVISRGDDY is encoded by the exons atggctGCTTTGAAGACTGAAATCGTGAATGATGAGCATAAAGCTGAAAATGGAGTGGAAATCGATGTTGACGATGTAGGAAATACAACGGAAACGactaagaaaaacaaaaagaagaagaagaaaaacaagCCGG GTCAGGGCGAACGAGTCCCTGATCCCGACTTGCCGCCCCCAGAGCACAATGGGGCCTCTGAGCCTGCCGGGGAGGAAAACATTGAAGGcgagaaaaagaagaaaaagcgTAACAGGAAAAAGGGGGGCAAATCCACTCAAACCGATCCTCCCTCAGTGGCAATCTTTGACCTATTCCCTGATGGAAACTTTCCTATTGGAGAAATACAGGAATATCCCCTCGTCAACGACAACAGGACTGCAAAGGACAGGTTTGGTTCTGAGGAAAAAAAAGCTTTGGATAGGATGCATAATGACATTTACAATGAGGTGCGTCTAGCTGCAGAGGCTCATAGACAGACACGTAAACATATCCAAAAATGGATAAAACCAGGAATGACAATGATAGAAATATGTGAGGAACTTGAGAAGACTGCCCGCAAACTAATAGCAGAAGATGGCTTAAAGGCTGGCTTGGCATTCCCAACTGGCTGTTCAAGGAATCACTGTGCTGCACATTATACACCTAATGCTGGAGATAAAACTGTTTTGGAATATGATGATGTAGTCAAAATTGACTTTGGAACTCATATTAATGGGAGAATAATTGATTGTGCTTTTACCCACACTTTTAATCCTAAATATGATAAGTTAGTAGAAGCTGTAAGGGATGCTACTAATACAGGGATAAAAGCAGCAG GAATTGACGTCCAACTATGTGATGTAGGAGCTCAAATCCAGGAAGTTATGGAGTCATATGAAATTGACTTAGATGGGAAAACTTACCAGATCAAATCCATTAGGAATTTGAATGGGCATTCAATTTCACCCTACA GAATACACGCTGGAAAAACTGTACCAATAGTAAAAGGAGGAGAAGCAACtgtaatggaagaaaatgaattttatgcAATAGAAACTTTTGGATCCACTGGAAAGGGTGTAGTGCATGATGATATGGACTGTTCTCATtacatgaaaaattttgatgtcCCCTATGTCCCACTCCg GTTGCAATCTTCAAAAGCTTTGTTGAACGTAATCAACAAGAATTTCGGGACTCTAGCGTTCTGCAAGAGATGGCTGGACCGTGCAGGAGCTACCAAGTACCAAATGGCTCTGAAGGACTTATGCGATAAAGGTATCGTGGACGATTATCCACCCTTGTGCGATATTAAGGGCTGTTACACCGCCCAATTCGAGCATACGTTGGTTTTGCGGCCAACTTGTAAAGAAGTAATCTCTCGAGGAGACGATTATTAA